A single window of Vigna radiata var. radiata cultivar VC1973A chromosome 4, Vradiata_ver6, whole genome shotgun sequence DNA harbors:
- the LOC106758459 gene encoding amino acid transporter AVT1I-like encodes MTFLFSIAATAFYTGLLIKRCMDKDSNIRTYPDIGELAFGKTGRLIISISMYTELYLVSIGFLILEGDNLNNIFPIGEVHIAGLTIGGKQLFVIMVALIILPTVWLDNLSLLSYISASGVFASVLIILSITWTATFDGVGFHHKGTLVHWNGLPTAVSLYAFCYCAHSVFPTLYNSMTNKHQFSNVLLVCFLLTTVGYASMAIVGYLMFGEEVESQVTLNLPLDKVSSKLAIYTTLVNPISKFALMATPITNALKELLPMTYNNRVTSILLSTSLVLSTTIIALVVPFFGSLMSLVGAFLSVTASILLPCLCYLKISGTYKKFGCETVAIVIIIMTAIVMAISGTYISLMEITHNL; translated from the exons ATGACTTTTCTGTTTTCTATTGCCGCTACTGCATTTTACACGGGCCTTCTGATTAAAAGATGCATGGATAAGGACTCAAACATTAGAACCTACCCTGATATAGGTGAACTTGCATTTGGAAAGACAGGAAGACTGATAATATCAATATCCATGTACACGGAACTATATCTGGTTTCAATAGGATTCTTGATTCTAGAAGGTGATAACTTGAATAACATATTCCCCATTGGAGAGGTTCACATAGCAGGCTTAACAATTGGTGGGAAGCAATTATTTGTGATTATGGTTGCCCTTATCATCTTGCCCACAGTTTGGTTGGACAACTTGAGTCTACTTTCTTATATATCTGCAAGTGGAGTCTTTGCTTCTGTTCTCATCATCCTTTCAATAACATGGACTGCAACATTTGACGGAGTTGGTTTTCATCATAAAGGAACTCTTGTCCATTGGAATGGTCTCCCCACAGCTGTTAGCTTGTATGCCTTCTGTTATTGCGCACATTCTGTCTTTCCGACGTTGTACAATTCGATGACAAATAAACATCAGTTCTCTAAC GTCCTACTAGTATGTTTTCTCCTAACCACTGTGGGTTATGCATCCATGGCTATAGTGGGTTATTTAATGTTTGGCGAGGAGGTTGAATCACAAGTAACATTGAACCTACCTCTAGACAAAGTCAGCTCAAAATTAGCAATATACACAACCTTGGTGAATCCCATATCCAAGTTTGCTTTGATGGCAACACCTATTACGAATGCTTTGAAAGAGTTGCTTCCAATGACGTACAATAATAGGGTGACGAGCATCTTACTGAGCACATCGTTGGTATTGAGCACCACCATTATTGCCCTTGTTGTCCCTTTCTTTGGGTCTCTGATGTCATTGGTTGGAGCCTTTCTAAGTGTCACAGCTTCTATTCTGCTTCCATGCTTGTGCTACTTGAAGATTTCAGGCACTTACAAGAAATTTGGGTGTGAGACCGTAGCCatagtgataataataatgacAGCTATTGTAATGGCAATTTCAGGGACCTACATCTCTCTTATGGAAATAACCCACAATTTATAA